The following are encoded together in the Pseudomonas sediminis genome:
- a CDS encoding ABC transporter substrate-binding protein codes for MKRCTMLLCLPLLCWLPLAEPAEPRIAALSWEPAEHLLQLGITPLTVADAPDYRDWVVHTTLPAEVANAGTRTEPNLERLVQLNPELILITPLLEDMRQPLERIAPVLSYGDFTQQQDNLQLQRDNYLDLAARLQRSDLAQQRLQQMEQRIDDLRQHLLQHFGGELPKVTLIRFASATQVCIFGPNSLPQHAMTLLGLQPAQAVPVSRWGNIQAPVTQLGTIEDGVVIYIEPFTQQERLFTTRLWQAMPFVRQQRLTSMRATWTHGGVFSVQYLAEAISEALLKLPGQ; via the coding sequence ATGAAGCGCTGCACGATGCTGCTCTGCCTGCCCCTGCTCTGCTGGCTACCACTGGCCGAGCCGGCCGAACCGCGTATTGCCGCGCTGAGCTGGGAGCCTGCCGAACATCTGCTGCAACTGGGGATCACCCCGCTGACCGTGGCCGACGCCCCGGATTACCGCGACTGGGTGGTGCATACAACGCTACCCGCCGAAGTGGCCAACGCCGGCACTCGTACCGAACCGAACCTGGAGCGGCTGGTCCAGTTGAACCCCGAGCTGATCCTGATCACGCCACTGCTGGAGGACATGCGCCAACCACTGGAGCGCATCGCACCGGTGCTCAGCTACGGTGACTTCACCCAGCAGCAGGACAACCTGCAACTACAGCGCGACAACTACCTGGACCTGGCCGCACGCCTGCAGCGCAGTGATCTGGCGCAACAGCGTCTGCAACAGATGGAACAGCGCATCGACGATTTGCGCCAACACCTGTTGCAACACTTCGGCGGTGAGTTGCCCAAGGTCACTCTTATCCGTTTCGCATCGGCCACCCAGGTCTGCATCTTCGGCCCCAATTCACTGCCGCAGCACGCCATGACCTTGCTCGGCCTGCAGCCGGCCCAAGCAGTGCCAGTCAGCCGCTGGGGCAATATCCAGGCGCCGGTCACCCAGCTCGGCACTATCGAGGATGGCGTGGTGATCTACATCGAGCCCTTCACCCAGCAGGAACGCCTGTTCACCACCCGCCTGTGGCAGGCCATGCCATTCGTGCGCCAGCAGCGCCTGACCAGCATGCGTGCGACCTGGACTCACGGCGGCGTGTTCAGCGTGCAGTACCTGGCGGAAGCCATCAGCGAAGCGCTGCTGAAACTGCCG